A genomic region of Streptomyces sp. NBC_00247 contains the following coding sequences:
- a CDS encoding alpha/beta fold hydrolase produces MDIRRRNNVSVTGNPRGRVVVLAHGFGCDQNMWRLTVPVLAENYRVVLFDYVGSGGSDLSAWSEERYSSLKGYARDVVEVCEELDLERAVFVGHSVSAMVGVLAAREAPDRIGALVMVAPSPRYVDEDGYRGGFSAEDIDELLASLELNYLGWSATMAPLIMGNPDRPALGEELTDSFCATDPDMARVFARTTFLSDSRADLAGVTVPTLVLECAQDMIAPPEVGAYVHHAIGGSTLVTLDATGHCPQLSAPDATNAAITEFLAGLG; encoded by the coding sequence ATGGACATCCGGCGCAGGAACAACGTCTCCGTCACCGGCAACCCGCGGGGGCGCGTGGTGGTGCTGGCGCACGGTTTCGGGTGCGACCAGAACATGTGGCGCCTGACCGTGCCCGTTCTGGCCGAAAACTACCGGGTGGTGCTCTTCGACTACGTCGGGTCGGGCGGATCCGACCTCTCGGCGTGGAGCGAGGAGCGCTACTCGTCCTTGAAGGGGTACGCCCGGGACGTGGTGGAGGTCTGCGAGGAGCTGGATCTGGAGCGGGCGGTGTTCGTGGGGCACTCGGTCAGCGCCATGGTCGGGGTCCTGGCGGCGCGGGAGGCACCCGACCGGATCGGCGCGCTGGTGATGGTCGCCCCCTCGCCCCGCTACGTCGACGAGGACGGCTACCGGGGCGGTTTCAGCGCCGAGGACATCGACGAGCTGCTGGCCTCGTTGGAGCTGAACTATCTGGGCTGGTCCGCCACGATGGCACCGCTGATCATGGGCAATCCGGACCGGCCCGCTCTGGGCGAGGAGCTGACCGACAGCTTCTGCGCGACCGACCCGGACATGGCGCGCGTCTTCGCCCGCACCACCTTCCTGTCCGACAGCCGCGCGGACCTGGCCGGCGTGACGGTGCCGACGCTGGTCCTGGAATGCGCCCAGGACATGATCGCGCCGCCGGAGGTCGGGGCTTACGTGCATCACGCGATCGGCGGCTCGACCCTGGTCACCCTCGACGCGACCGGCCACTGCCCCCAGCTGTCGGCGCCCGACGCCACCAACGCGGCGATCACCGAGTTCCTGGCCGGCCTGGGATGA
- a CDS encoding PP2C family protein-serine/threonine phosphatase: protein MTDRAGPEPDPSREDAFAALLEPSAEELYESAPCGYLSTRMDGTVAKINTTLLDWLGLAREAVVGRMRFVDLLTVGGRLYHETHFAPLLRMRGRISGIALDIRQSDGGRMPVLVSAVVNHDAAGDPLLIRVTVFDARDRRGYEEELLRARRAAEEATRRAQDDRTRLQDALAVLQQALLPDTLPPVPGMEAAAHYHTASPDRLGGDFYDVFPVDATRFAFFLGDVCGKGPQAAAVTALTRHTLRAAALHDPDPVSALSTLNTVLYERYSSGPDPRYCTAVFGVLAPGPAAGEVDVHLASGGHPPALVLRAGGGAEYLPTPGGLLVGVLPDPAFVTADTRLTPGDTLLLYTDGLTEARTSRDGTSLYGDEALRDFARGRAGESAHAVIAALTGLLDSFGEGVNDDTALLALGVPVAGAGGQGADGPTSSA, encoded by the coding sequence ATGACGGACCGGGCGGGCCCGGAACCGGATCCGTCCCGCGAGGACGCGTTCGCGGCGCTCCTGGAGCCCAGCGCCGAGGAGCTGTACGAGAGCGCTCCGTGCGGATATCTGTCCACGCGCATGGACGGCACGGTGGCGAAGATCAACACCACCCTGCTGGACTGGCTCGGCCTCGCGCGGGAGGCGGTGGTCGGCCGGATGCGCTTCGTCGACCTGCTGACCGTCGGTGGCAGGCTCTACCACGAGACGCACTTCGCCCCGCTGCTGCGCATGCGCGGCCGGATAAGCGGCATCGCCCTCGACATCAGGCAGTCCGACGGAGGGCGGATGCCGGTGCTCGTCTCGGCCGTGGTCAACCACGACGCCGCCGGCGACCCGCTGCTGATCCGCGTCACCGTCTTCGACGCCCGTGACCGCCGCGGCTACGAGGAGGAACTCCTGCGGGCGCGCCGCGCGGCCGAGGAAGCCACCCGGCGCGCCCAGGACGACCGCACCAGACTGCAGGACGCCCTCGCGGTACTGCAGCAGGCGCTGCTGCCCGACACCCTGCCGCCGGTCCCCGGCATGGAGGCCGCCGCGCACTACCACACCGCCTCCCCCGACCGGCTCGGCGGCGACTTCTACGACGTCTTCCCGGTCGACGCCACCCGTTTCGCCTTCTTCCTCGGCGACGTGTGCGGCAAGGGTCCCCAAGCCGCCGCCGTCACCGCGCTGACCCGCCACACCCTGCGTGCCGCGGCCCTGCACGACCCCGATCCCGTATCGGCCCTCTCCACGCTCAACACGGTGCTGTACGAGCGCTACTCGAGCGGCCCGGACCCCCGCTACTGCACCGCCGTCTTCGGTGTACTCGCACCCGGCCCCGCCGCCGGAGAGGTCGACGTCCATCTCGCGTCGGGCGGTCACCCGCCGGCGCTGGTCCTGCGCGCCGGAGGCGGCGCCGAGTACCTGCCCACGCCGGGCGGCCTTCTGGTGGGCGTCCTGCCCGACCCGGCTTTCGTCACCGCCGACACCCGGCTCACCCCCGGCGACACCCTCCTGCTCTACACGGACGGCCTCACCGAGGCACGCACGAGCCGCGACGGCACCTCCCTCTACGGGGACGAGGCACTGCGCGACTTCGCCCGAGGCCGGGCCGGCGAATCCGCCCACGCCGTCATCGCCGCCCTGACCGGCCTGCTGGACAGTTTCGGTGAGGGCGTGAACGACGACACGGCGCTGCTCGCGCTGGGCGTTCCGGTCGCCGGAGCGGGCGGCCAGGGCGCGGACGGGCCGACGTCCTCCGCCTGA
- the ychF gene encoding redox-regulated ATPase YchF, with translation MSLTIGIVGLPNVGKSTLFNALTKNDVLAANYPFATIEPNVGVVGVPDPRLNTLAGIFNSQKILPATVDFVDIAGIVRGASEGEGLGNKFLANIRESDAICQVIRAFKDENVVHVDGKVSPKDDIETINTELILADLQSVEKAVPRLTKESRLQKEKVAVLAAVEEAQKILESGQTLFAAGITAATEKGRLLHELHLLTTKPFLYVFNVDEDELVDEEFKDAQRALVAPAEAIFLNAKIESELIELDDDEALELLQSMGQEEPGLATLGRVGFDTLGLQTYLTAGPKETRAWTIKKGATAPEAAGVIHTDFQKGFIKAEIISFADLVETGSVAEARAKGKARMEGKEYVMQDGDVVEFRFNV, from the coding sequence GTGTCGCTCACGATCGGAATCGTCGGTCTGCCGAATGTCGGCAAGTCGACCCTGTTCAACGCCCTGACCAAGAACGACGTACTGGCGGCCAACTACCCGTTCGCCACCATCGAGCCGAACGTCGGCGTGGTCGGCGTGCCCGACCCCCGGCTGAACACGCTCGCGGGGATCTTCAACTCGCAGAAGATCCTCCCCGCCACGGTCGACTTCGTCGACATCGCCGGGATCGTGCGCGGCGCCAGCGAGGGCGAGGGCCTGGGCAACAAGTTCCTCGCGAACATCCGTGAGTCCGACGCGATCTGCCAGGTCATCCGCGCCTTCAAGGACGAGAACGTCGTCCACGTCGACGGCAAGGTCTCGCCCAAGGACGACATCGAGACGATCAACACCGAGCTGATCCTCGCCGACCTCCAGTCCGTCGAGAAGGCCGTCCCGCGCCTCACCAAGGAGTCCCGCCTCCAGAAGGAGAAGGTCGCCGTCCTGGCCGCGGTCGAGGAGGCCCAGAAGATCCTGGAGTCCGGCCAGACGCTCTTCGCCGCCGGCATCACCGCCGCCACCGAGAAGGGCCGGCTCCTCCACGAGCTGCACCTCCTCACCACCAAGCCGTTCCTCTACGTCTTCAACGTCGACGAGGACGAGCTGGTCGACGAGGAGTTCAAGGACGCGCAGCGCGCCCTGGTCGCCCCGGCCGAGGCCATCTTCCTCAACGCCAAGATCGAGTCCGAGCTCATCGAGCTGGACGACGACGAGGCCCTGGAGCTCCTCCAGTCCATGGGCCAGGAAGAGCCGGGTCTCGCCACCCTCGGCCGCGTCGGCTTCGACACCCTCGGCCTCCAGACCTACCTCACGGCAGGCCCCAAGGAGACCCGCGCCTGGACGATCAAGAAGGGCGCCACCGCCCCCGAGGCGGCCGGTGTGATCCACACCGACTTCCAGAAGGGCTTCATCAAGGCGGAGATCATCTCCTTCGCCGACCTGGTCGAGACCGGCTCGGTCGCCGAAGCCCGCGCGAAGGGCAAGGCCCGCATGGAGGGCAAGGAGTACGTCATGCAGGACGGGGACGTGGTGGAGTTCCGCTTCAACGTGTAG
- a CDS encoding DUF6542 domain-containing protein, whose protein sequence is MEQHRTRPPQRRQPQEPSAAPVPQGGGAPLVESSAVYRVVGAPGARRSVPPVVLALRRLPAPRLTGIGAGLFATAVMFVLACLVWLLFDSSVLVYGVLFVPVSALTALWVRPADLVTAPISVPIAFAVGVLPVAGGDGGFGGRLMAVVTALAVHAGWLYGGTLVAGVIATVRKVRQMRQRQLLLAAKALRPAVSPVAGDRNASADGRPEDRPGQGERPRPAKARPASGVRGGPLGRSTARRTPQA, encoded by the coding sequence GTGGAGCAGCACAGGACTCGTCCCCCGCAGCGCAGGCAGCCCCAGGAGCCCTCGGCGGCCCCGGTTCCTCAGGGCGGCGGCGCGCCCCTCGTCGAGAGTTCGGCCGTGTACCGGGTGGTCGGTGCGCCCGGAGCGCGGCGGAGCGTGCCTCCCGTGGTGCTCGCGCTGCGCAGACTCCCCGCTCCCCGGCTGACGGGCATCGGTGCGGGGCTCTTCGCCACCGCCGTGATGTTCGTACTGGCCTGCCTGGTCTGGCTGCTGTTCGACTCGTCCGTGCTCGTCTACGGGGTGCTGTTCGTGCCCGTCAGCGCGCTGACGGCGCTCTGGGTGCGGCCCGCCGACCTGGTGACCGCGCCGATCAGCGTGCCGATCGCCTTCGCCGTCGGTGTGCTGCCCGTGGCGGGGGGCGACGGCGGGTTCGGCGGCCGGCTGATGGCGGTCGTCACCGCGCTCGCGGTGCACGCGGGCTGGCTGTACGGGGGCACGCTGGTCGCCGGAGTGATCGCGACCGTGCGCAAGGTCCGGCAGATGCGGCAGCGGCAGCTCCTGCTCGCCGCGAAGGCGCTCCGGCCCGCCGTGTCTCCGGTGGCCGGGGACCGTAACGCGAGCGCCGACGGGCGCCCGGAGGACCGGCCCGGCCAGGGCGAGCGCCCCCGCCCGGCGAAGGCCCGCCCCGCCTCCGGGGTGCGCGGCGGGCCCCTGGGACGGAGCACGGCCCGCCGCACTCCGCAGGCGTAG
- the ppgK gene encoding polyphosphate--glucose phosphotransferase: protein MEIFGVDIGGSGIKGAPVDLDRGDLAQERHKVLTPHPAVPEGVADCVAEVVGHFDWSGPVGITFPGVVTDGVTRTAANVDKGWVDLDARALLSERLGCPVTILNDADAAGVAEMTFGAGKGRKGTVIVLTFGTGIGSAVFTDGQLVPNTELGHLELNGHDAEKHASTKAKEDHDLSWEHWAHRVQKYLAHVEMLFSPELFIIGGGVSRKAEKFLPLVKHVRAEMVPAQLQNNAGIVGAAMAARAAGK, encoded by the coding sequence ATGGAGATCTTCGGCGTGGACATCGGCGGTTCAGGGATCAAGGGCGCTCCCGTGGACCTGGATCGTGGGGACTTGGCGCAGGAGCGCCACAAGGTGCTGACACCGCACCCGGCGGTACCCGAGGGTGTCGCCGACTGCGTGGCCGAGGTCGTCGGCCACTTCGACTGGTCCGGACCGGTCGGCATCACCTTCCCCGGCGTGGTCACCGACGGCGTCACCCGCACCGCCGCCAACGTCGACAAGGGCTGGGTCGATCTGGACGCCCGCGCGCTCCTCTCCGAGCGGCTCGGCTGTCCCGTGACGATCCTCAACGACGCGGACGCGGCGGGCGTCGCCGAGATGACCTTCGGCGCGGGCAAGGGCCGCAAGGGAACGGTCATCGTGCTCACCTTCGGCACCGGCATCGGCTCCGCCGTCTTCACCGACGGGCAGCTCGTGCCCAACACCGAGCTGGGCCACCTGGAGCTGAACGGCCACGACGCGGAGAAGCACGCGTCGACCAAGGCCAAGGAGGACCACGACCTGAGCTGGGAGCACTGGGCGCACCGGGTGCAGAAGTACCTCGCCCACGTGGAGATGCTGTTCTCGCCCGAGCTCTTCATCATCGGCGGCGGGGTGAGCCGCAAGGCGGAGAAGTTCCTGCCGCTCGTCAAGCACGTACGGGCGGAGATGGTCCCGGCCCAGCTGCAGAACAACGCCGGCATCGTCGGCGCGGCCATGGCGGCCCGCGCGGCGGGGAAGTAG
- a CDS encoding 4-hydroxy-3-methylbut-2-enyl diphosphate reductase, which translates to MGRMTATPARRVLLAAPRGYCAGVDRAVIAVEKALEQYGAPVYVRHEIVHNKYVVQTLEKKGAIFVETTAEVPEGSIVMFSAHGVAPTVHAEAAERRLATIDATCPLVTKVHKEAVRFAKEDYDILLIGHEGHEEVIGTSGEAPDHITLVDGPEDVANVQVRDESKVVWLSQTTLSVDETMETVDALKNKFPNLLSPPSDDICYATQNRQVAVKKLAEDADLVIVVGSKNSSNSIRMVEVALDAGAPAAHLVDFASEIEEAWLEGVTTVGLTSGASVPDVLVDGVLEWLAERGYADVETVKTAEESITFSLPKELRRDLRAEAAALAAQQ; encoded by the coding sequence ATGGGACGCATGACTGCCACCCCTGCCCGCCGTGTCCTGCTCGCCGCTCCCCGTGGCTACTGCGCGGGCGTGGACCGTGCCGTGATCGCCGTCGAGAAGGCCCTGGAGCAGTACGGGGCCCCGGTCTACGTGCGCCACGAGATCGTGCACAACAAGTACGTCGTGCAGACCCTGGAGAAGAAGGGGGCGATCTTCGTGGAGACCACCGCGGAGGTCCCCGAGGGCTCCATCGTGATGTTCTCCGCGCACGGTGTCGCGCCGACCGTCCACGCCGAGGCCGCCGAGCGCCGGCTCGCCACGATCGACGCCACCTGCCCGCTCGTCACCAAGGTCCACAAGGAAGCCGTCCGCTTCGCCAAGGAGGACTACGACATCCTCCTGATCGGCCACGAAGGCCACGAAGAGGTCATCGGCACCAGCGGCGAGGCTCCCGACCACATCACCCTGGTCGACGGCCCCGAGGACGTCGCCAACGTCCAGGTCCGCGACGAGTCGAAGGTCGTCTGGCTCTCCCAGACCACGCTCTCGGTGGACGAGACCATGGAGACGGTCGACGCCCTGAAGAACAAGTTCCCGAACCTGCTCTCGCCGCCCAGCGACGACATCTGCTACGCCACGCAGAACCGCCAGGTCGCCGTGAAGAAGCTGGCCGAGGACGCCGATCTGGTGATCGTCGTCGGTTCCAAGAACTCCTCCAACTCGATCCGCATGGTCGAGGTCGCCCTGGACGCCGGAGCCCCCGCCGCCCACCTGGTCGACTTCGCCTCCGAGATCGAAGAGGCATGGCTGGAAGGCGTCACCACGGTCGGCCTCACCTCCGGCGCCTCCGTCCCCGACGTCCTCGTCGACGGCGTGCTGGAGTGGCTCGCCGAGCGCGGTTACGCGGACGTCGAGACGGTCAAGACGGCCGAGGAGTCGATCACCTTCTCGCTGCCCAAGGAACTCCGCCGTGACCTGCGCGCCGAGGCCGCCGCCCTGGCCGCCCAGCAGTAA
- a CDS encoding APC family permease: protein MPGPGSSTRGGLRRTLGFRDLVVYGLLFIAPMAPVGVFGTLDAKSGGAVALVYVVATVVMAFTAFSYAQMVRVAPKAGSVFTYARKGLGEVPGFIAGWMAMLDYLLIPAVAYLFSGIAMNALVPDVSRWVWTAIAVVLTTALNLWGVRAAARVGFAVLALEITVLLVFVVSAVVVLARDGAQRGWLSPLTGDSGFSTTAVIGAVSVAVLSYLGFDAIASFAEEVTGGSAKVARAVLLCLVMAGALFVAQSYLAALLEPVSSAELAADPAAQGSAFYDAVDASVGNWLHDLVAASKAVGAAFAALAGQAAAGRLVFAMARERRLPSFLARIDVKSGVPRVAVLCAAVVTLVAAVWAARRDDGLDHLVSVVNIGALTAFVLLHASVVGWFVVRRMEGVPSWWRHLVVPVLGAAALVAVIVEATTSAQVVGACWLAVGLVVVAVQGGRRTGGGEESMGRGGGTRPGA from the coding sequence ATGCCGGGACCGGGAAGCAGCACACGGGGCGGGCTGCGCCGCACGCTCGGATTCAGGGACCTGGTGGTCTACGGGCTGCTGTTCATCGCCCCGATGGCCCCGGTGGGTGTGTTCGGCACGCTGGACGCGAAGTCCGGCGGCGCGGTCGCGCTCGTGTACGTCGTGGCGACGGTCGTGATGGCCTTCACGGCGTTCAGTTACGCCCAGATGGTGCGGGTCGCCCCGAAGGCCGGGTCGGTGTTCACGTACGCCCGCAAGGGGCTCGGCGAGGTGCCCGGGTTCATCGCCGGGTGGATGGCGATGCTCGACTATCTGCTGATCCCGGCGGTCGCCTACCTCTTCTCCGGAATCGCGATGAACGCGCTGGTCCCGGACGTGTCGCGGTGGGTGTGGACGGCCATCGCGGTGGTGCTGACCACGGCACTCAACCTGTGGGGGGTGCGGGCCGCCGCGCGGGTCGGCTTCGCGGTACTCGCGTTGGAGATCACGGTGCTGCTGGTGTTCGTGGTGTCGGCGGTGGTGGTGCTGGCGCGGGACGGCGCGCAGCGCGGCTGGCTGTCGCCGCTGACCGGCGATTCGGGGTTCTCGACCACGGCGGTGATCGGGGCGGTGTCGGTGGCCGTCCTCTCCTACCTGGGCTTCGACGCCATCGCCTCGTTCGCGGAGGAGGTGACGGGCGGGTCCGCGAAGGTCGCGCGGGCGGTGCTGTTGTGTCTGGTGATGGCGGGGGCCCTGTTCGTGGCGCAGTCGTATCTGGCGGCGCTGCTGGAGCCGGTCTCCTCGGCGGAGCTGGCGGCGGATCCGGCGGCGCAGGGGTCGGCGTTCTACGACGCGGTGGACGCCTCGGTCGGGAACTGGCTGCACGACCTGGTCGCGGCGAGCAAGGCGGTCGGGGCGGCGTTCGCGGCGCTGGCGGGGCAGGCGGCGGCCGGGCGGCTGGTCTTCGCGATGGCGCGGGAGCGGCGGCTGCCGTCGTTCCTGGCGCGGATCGACGTGAAGTCGGGGGTGCCGAGGGTGGCCGTGCTGTGCGCGGCGGTCGTCACGCTGGTGGCGGCGGTGTGGGCGGCCCGGCGGGACGACGGGCTCGACCATCTGGTGTCCGTGGTGAACATCGGCGCGCTGACCGCGTTCGTGCTGCTGCACGCGTCGGTGGTGGGCTGGTTCGTGGTCCGCCGGATGGAGGGCGTGCCGAGCTGGTGGCGCCATCTGGTGGTGCCGGTGCTGGGCGCGGCCGCGCTGGTCGCGGTGATCGTGGAGGCGACGACGAGCGCGCAGGTGGTGGGTGCCTGCTGGCTCGCCGTAGGTCTCGTGGTGGTCGCGGTGCAGGGCGGACGGCGTACCGGCGGGGGCGAGGAATCCATGGGCCGCGGCGGGGGCACCCGGCCCGGTGCGTGA
- the xseA gene encoding exodeoxyribonuclease VII large subunit, protein MALNTSAEAPLPVGEVSRLIGGWIDRLGAVWVEGQITQLSRRPGAGVVFLTLRDPAHDISVGVTCFRQVFDRIADVVTEGARVVVLAKPEWYAPRGQLSLRATEIRPVGIGELLVRLEQLKKSLASEGLFALDRKRPLPFLPQLIGLVCGRASAAERDVLENARRRWPAVRFEVRNTAVQGVHAVNQVVQAVQELDGMPEVDVIVVARGGGSVEDLLPFSDEALVRAVAACRTPVVSAIGHEPDSPLLDLVADLRASTPTDAAKKVVPDVGEELDRVQQLRDRALRTVRGLLEREERGLAQALGRPSMERPQRLVDERAAEVEALTGRSRRVLGHLLDRADSEIAHTLARVVSLSPAATLERGYAVLQRADGHVVRAPEEAGAPGEVLRARVSEGEFAVRVEG, encoded by the coding sequence ATGGCTCTCAACACGTCCGCGGAAGCCCCGCTGCCCGTCGGTGAGGTGTCGCGGCTCATCGGCGGCTGGATCGACCGGCTCGGCGCGGTCTGGGTCGAGGGGCAGATCACGCAGCTCTCGCGGCGGCCGGGGGCGGGCGTCGTCTTCCTGACGCTGCGCGACCCGGCCCACGACATCTCGGTGGGCGTGACCTGCTTCCGGCAGGTCTTCGACCGGATCGCGGACGTGGTGACGGAGGGCGCGCGGGTCGTGGTCCTGGCGAAGCCGGAGTGGTACGCGCCGCGCGGCCAGCTCTCGCTCCGGGCGACGGAGATCCGGCCGGTCGGCATCGGTGAGCTGCTGGTGCGGCTGGAGCAGCTGAAGAAGTCGCTCGCCTCGGAGGGGCTGTTCGCGCTGGACCGGAAGAGGCCGCTGCCGTTCCTGCCGCAGTTGATCGGGCTGGTCTGCGGGCGGGCCTCGGCCGCCGAGCGCGACGTCCTGGAGAACGCGCGCCGCCGTTGGCCCGCCGTGCGGTTCGAGGTGCGCAACACCGCCGTGCAGGGCGTCCACGCGGTCAACCAGGTGGTCCAGGCGGTCCAGGAGCTGGACGGCATGCCCGAGGTGGACGTGATCGTCGTCGCGCGGGGCGGGGGCAGCGTGGAGGACCTGCTGCCGTTCTCCGACGAGGCGCTGGTCCGGGCCGTCGCCGCCTGCCGTACGCCGGTGGTGTCCGCCATCGGGCACGAGCCGGACTCCCCGCTGCTGGACCTGGTCGCGGACCTGCGCGCGTCCACGCCGACGGACGCGGCGAAGAAGGTCGTACCGGACGTGGGCGAGGAGCTGGACCGGGTCCAGCAGCTGCGGGACCGGGCGCTGCGGACCGTACGCGGGCTGCTGGAGCGCGAGGAGCGGGGCCTCGCGCAGGCACTCGGCCGGCCGTCGATGGAACGCCCGCAGCGGCTGGTGGACGAGCGGGCCGCCGAGGTGGAGGCGCTCACGGGGCGTAGCCGCCGGGTGCTGGGGCATCTGCTGGACCGGGCCGACTCGGAGATCGCGCACACCCTGGCCCGGGTGGTCTCGCTCTCCCCCGCGGCCACCCTGGAGCGCGGTTACGCGGTGCTCCAGCGGGCGGACGGCCATGTGGTGCGCGCCCCGGAGGAGGCCGGCGCCCCCGGCGAGGTGCTGCGGGCGCGGGTGTCGGAGGGCGAGTTCGCGGTACGGGTGGAGGGGTGA
- a CDS encoding exodeoxyribonuclease VII small subunit gives MTDDGTTTAGATGTLGYEQARDELIEVVRRLETGGTTLEESLALWERGEELAKVCRRWLEGARARLDAALAGPDDDREDGSPGE, from the coding sequence ATGACGGACGACGGGACGACCACCGCCGGTGCGACCGGCACGCTCGGTTACGAGCAGGCGCGCGACGAGCTGATCGAGGTCGTGCGCCGGCTGGAGACGGGCGGCACCACGCTGGAGGAGTCGCTGGCGCTCTGGGAGCGCGGCGAGGAGCTGGCGAAGGTGTGCCGCCGCTGGCTGGAGGGTGCCCGCGCCCGCCTCGACGCGGCCCTGGCAGGTCCGGACGACGACCGCGAGGACGGGTCGCCGGGCGAGTAG
- a CDS encoding malonic semialdehyde reductase, which produces MSLALDPAAQALLFTEARTANTFSDEPVTDEQVQAIYELVKYGPTAFNQSPLRVVLVRSEEGRARLVEHMAEGNRPKTLAAPLVAILAADNEFHEELPALMPHFPQAKDAFFSERPVREQSAALNAALQAAYFIVGVRAAGLAAGPMTGFDAAGIEKEFLDSDHKLLMVVNIGKPGEDAWFPRLPRLSYDEVVTTV; this is translated from the coding sequence ATGTCCCTCGCCCTTGACCCCGCCGCGCAGGCCCTCCTCTTCACCGAGGCCCGCACCGCCAACACCTTCTCCGACGAGCCGGTGACCGACGAGCAGGTCCAGGCGATCTACGAGCTGGTCAAGTACGGCCCCACCGCCTTCAACCAGTCGCCGCTGCGCGTCGTCCTGGTCCGCTCCGAGGAGGGCCGCGCCCGCCTCGTCGAGCACATGGCCGAGGGCAACCGCCCGAAGACCCTCGCCGCGCCGCTGGTCGCGATCCTCGCCGCCGACAACGAGTTCCACGAGGAGCTCCCGGCGCTCATGCCGCACTTCCCGCAGGCCAAGGACGCGTTCTTCTCCGAGCGCCCGGTCCGCGAGCAGTCCGCCGCGCTGAACGCCGCACTCCAGGCCGCCTACTTCATCGTCGGCGTCCGCGCCGCCGGTCTGGCCGCCGGCCCGATGACCGGCTTCGACGCCGCGGGCATCGAGAAGGAGTTCCTCGACAGCGACCACAAGCTGCTCATGGTCGTCAACATCGGCAAGCCGGGTGAGGACGCCTGGTTCCCGCGCCTGCCGCGCCTGTCGTACGACGAGGTCGTCACCACCGTCTGA
- a CDS encoding DUF4245 domain-containing protein — protein sequence MASKRGKQTVRDMFLSLVLIVAAAGVIYVFVPHDDKADPVQTVDYRVELATARRAAPYPVAAPSGLPEGWKATSVSYDGAEGSSWHLGFIDPDGKYVAVEQSTTPVKAYVPDVSQDAEDTGRTETVAGQEWQYWKGAKYDALVLNAEGSTTVVTGSAPRKQLAAMAAALTTS from the coding sequence GTGGCAAGCAAGCGAGGCAAGCAGACAGTCCGGGACATGTTCCTGTCGTTGGTGTTGATCGTCGCCGCGGCCGGCGTCATCTACGTCTTCGTTCCGCACGACGACAAGGCCGACCCGGTCCAGACCGTCGACTACCGCGTCGAACTCGCGACCGCGCGCCGCGCGGCCCCGTACCCGGTGGCCGCCCCGTCCGGGCTCCCCGAGGGCTGGAAGGCGACCTCCGTCTCGTACGACGGTGCCGAGGGCAGCAGTTGGCACCTGGGCTTCATCGACCCGGACGGCAAGTACGTCGCCGTGGAGCAGTCCACGACTCCCGTGAAGGCCTACGTCCCCGACGTCAGCCAGGACGCCGAGGACACCGGACGCACCGAGACCGTCGCGGGCCAGGAATGGCAGTACTGGAAGGGTGCGAAGTACGACGCCCTGGTGCTGAACGCCGAGGGCTCCACCACGGTGGTCACCGGCTCCGCGCCCAGGAAGCAGCTGGCCGCGATGGCCGCCGCGCTCACCACGTCCTGA